The sequence TACCATTTTTAGCATTTTTGCCTCGCATTTGTCGTAGCGATCGCCAAGAATTACTGAAAACTATGCGTTCAGTTCCACCAGAAACAGTCTATTGGCGATTGTCTTTGCTCAGAGAGTTTCATGTTGATCAAGCAGATTTACGGCGTCTGATTCAACCAGTTTTGTTAATAGCTGGCGTTTACGATCGCCTTTTACCTTCTGTAAGTGAAATTAGACGTTTAGCTAATATTTTACCCAACAGTAAAGCTGTGATATTACCTCACAGCGGACATGCTTGTTTGCTAGAGAAAGATATTAATTTGTATGAAATTCTTAAAGAGAATAACTTTTTAGAAAATAGGACTGAGGTAATGAGTGGGATAACAGTTAAAGATTCAGTCAGTTAACAGGCGATACCTGCGGCTTATTCCCTTTCTAGTCGCCTTTTGATGGAATCTATTAATTCAGCCAAGAGTACTGTTAATTTTGTACTCAAAAATTGTGCTTTTAGATAGATGTCAAGGATATGATATTTCGCTACTGTTTAGAAACAGAGGCTTTCTGAACAGTAGCACCATGACAAACAAATCCACATCAACACAGCAAAAAGAGAATAAAAACAATCAACCATCTGCTTTTAATTTCTTGAGTAGCACAATTGGCGGAGTGGGGAAAATAATTACCCAAAAAGCAGTAGAAGCAACGCAACAAACACGTCAGTTAATTGAAAAGTCAACTCAAACTGGCGGGGAAATAGTTAACTATCTCAGCAAAAATTGGTTGATTCGCAAAGTATCTGGTTTTTTAAATCTTAATTGGTTGATTGGCGCTAGTGACAGTGTGGATTTGGAAAAAGCTGCAATAGCTGCAGAAAAACTTAAACAAAAGTATCCCCAAGAATCACCCAGTCAAATTGCTCACCGAATTATGGTGGAAAAAGCAACTCAAGCTGGTAGTATTGGATTAGCAACTAGTGTTTTACCAGGATTTGCGGCAGCGTTGTTAGCAATTGATTTGACAGCTACAACCAAATTACAATCAGATATGCTTTATCAAATCGCCGCTGTTTACGGACTAGATTTAAAAGATCCCGCTCGTAAAGGTGAAGTGTTGGCGATTTTTGGTTTAGGTTTGGGTGGAAGTCGGCTTTTGAAAGCTGCGGGTTTAGGTTTGTTGAGAAATGTACCTTTTGCGGGCGCGGCGATCGCAGTTAGTTCAAATGCAACTATGATCTATTCATTGGGGTATGCTGCTTGTCGGTTTTATGAAGCCAAACTAGATGAATCAGTTTCCTTGACCGATAAAGAAACAATTGCCAAACTCCAACAAGAAAGCGCAGATTATTTAGAAAGTGCGATCGCTCAAAAAGTGATCATGGATAAAATTTTAGTGCATATGATCCAAGCTGGTCATCCAGAAAAAACTTGGGCAGAAATTTTACCCGAACTCAAAGCTGCAAATCTCAGCGAAACCTCTTTAACAGCCATAGCCGAAGATATCCAATCACCCCAGCCTTTAGATAGCTTGCTGAATCAACTTAATCGTGACTTTGCTATTCCCCTGTTAGCGCAATGCAAGAAGATAGCCCAGCTTGATCATCAGATTACACCAAAAGAGCAACAAGTGATCGATGCGATCGCTCTTAAATTTAATCTTAATGCGGTATAGGGTTGAGGGAATGGGAAATGGCGATCGCTTTGATTTATCCTCAAAAAACGAGAAGCGCCATATTACAATGGTGTTGAAGATGAAAGAATATAAACTTTTCAAAAAATATAAATACTGTCGATGAGCAAATCAGTATCTTTTCAGACAGTCATTGAATATGTAGAAGCTCTTTCGACTGAAGAGCAAGATTTACTACTCGAACTCATTTCTAAAAGGCGTATTGAAAAACGGCGTCAAGAAATTGCTAAAAACGCTGCACAAACGCTGAAATCAATTAAAACAGGTACAGCCAAGCATGGTACTCTTGAGGAGCTACGGGCTGATTTGTTAAGTGAAGAATGAGAGTTCTTGTTTGGGATAATAGTTTTAAACGCGCTTTTAAACGAGTTGTTCGTAAAAATCCTCGCTTAAAAGCAACGATTTTTGAAGTTTTGGAATTACTTGTAACTGATCCATTTGCACCTACTTTAAAATCACACAAATTAAAGGGTGATTTAGACGGTTTATGGGCTTGTTGGGTTGAATATGATTGCCGTATTATCTACACATTTGAGCAAAATATTGATCAAAATGAAGAAATGATTGTGCTAATTGATATTGGCACTCATGATGAGGTATATTGAGAAATAAAATTATTGCTTCTTATCTCCAAAAAAGCCTGCTGGCGACGCGTGGTTATTTCTTGATTGAAATCAGCAAATGTTTCATCAGACATATCGTCCCAACAACCAGCAAACTGCATAATTCTTTCTGGTGTACCTTTAGATGCCTCCACACCGACTCGAAAATAATAAATAAAATTATATACTTCTTCTAGTTTTTCTTCAGGAATAAGATTTATTTCTTTCAAGAGTTTTGTACGTATATTTGATGATTCCATATAGCAAATTTTTGTTTAGTAATTATGGGATAATATCTCGTAACCTGTTTGCTGCAATATCAGCTTCAGCTTTAGCAATTAACTTATTTAATTTTCCCGATGTCAAATCAGATGCAATTTGCTGATTCCATATTTGTTCTAAATATTCTTCCAACCAAGTAGCCAGTTGACGAATATCATTTTCTGGTAGTTGTTTGATAGCAGCTTCTATTTCTGGCAAAGTACCCATATTTGAGTCGTTACCTAAATACTTTTCTTATAGTATAGATATAACTCACACTTGATACCCCACAGTAAATGACAGCGACCAGCATCAACATTGGGACACTCATCAGCCGCACGACCGGACTCCACGGCGGTGTTCCCCATGTTTCAGGCAAAGGAATCACTGTGCGACGAATTGTTCACTGGTACAAGCGGGGTCTAGTCGCTGAGGAAATAAGCGATCGCATTGGCAATGTCACCCTTGCTGAAGTCTACGCAGATCTAGCCTATTATCACGCCAATACTAACGAAATTGAAGCCGATATTGCTCATCAAGCCGCAGAAGCACAACGGCTAGAGATGCTTCATCAAACTTCCACTGGAATAGGATGAGTATTATTCGCCTCTATATCGATGAAGATTCCCAGGATCAATCCTTGATTAGAGGACTCCATGCCCGCAAAATCGATGTCATCACCGTCAACGAAACTCAAACCGCAGGCTTAATTGATCTTGAACAGTTGCGCCTAGCTACTCAGCAACAACGAGTGCTTTATAGCCACAACATCGGTGATTTCTGCCAGATTCATACGGAATTTGCGATGAACAATGAAATGCACTCAGGAATTGCTCTTTTGGATCAGAATTACTCGGTTGGATGCAACACAATTGAGGGCGGGAAAACCCATTGGTGTCAACTTAAGGCTAAACCCATAGCCCGCCTCAGAATGAATTCTGAGTCTAAGAGGAAAAGTCATCTCAAGATGACTAAAAATTCTAAAAAATCCTCAGTTTACTTTAGTAAACTTTGGCTATTAGCCTTGGAATTCATTCCAAGGTGGGCAAGTAAGCCTTGCAATAAGCCATCTATGGCTTAAGTTGACACTAATGAACCCCGCCCCTACGGGTTTTGCGATTTAAAACTGTAGTTTGAGAAAGCAATCTGCCTTTTTGCTTGCGGAAAATACCAAAATGAGTAAGCATTTCAGCATTTTGCTTGCGGAAAATACCAAAAACAGTAAGCATTTGGGCTAAATGAGTAAGCATTTTGGTTAAATGAGTTAATAATCAGGCAATAGGAGTCAACATTTTCAAGAAATGATGAAGTAATCCTGAAGGGGAGACGAAATAAGCTACAATATAGATTCAATAAGCTTCATGGCTCTTAAACCTTGTTGATAATGCTTCCACTTATTACGATTAATTCTCATTAATTGTGTGACTAAATCAATACAGCTATCCTTGAAATGTACCCATGTTTGACCATATAAGCCGATATAAAAACTACTGTGTCTCCGTTGAGAACGACTCCTTTCTTTAATCCGAGCTATATATTTTTGGATTCCTTTGCGTTTAATAAGTTGACCATTAATTGTTGCAGAGGTGTAAGCGATCGCTATCAACAAAACTAGAGAAATAAAACGTTCACCTTGAACATTAGTGTTTCTAAGTTATAGCCACCTGTTTTGAAATCTCTAAACATTTCTTCAATATCAAATCGCTTTTTGTAAGCAGCAATTGCTGACTCTAGGGTGTCAAAATTTGTTAAAATAAACCATGCTTCTTTGGGTGCTACTCCGTTAATTTTACGTTGCCACTTACCAGCCACATTAAAACTGATAAAACCCTGAGTCTTTGTTACCTTAACTCCCTTGATAAAAAAAGATACTCCAGGAGTTAATCCTAAACTGCTTAACTCCATAAACATATCTTGTTTAATTTCTACAAATTCATTCTTTTTCAATCGCAAACAAAAATATACATCCTTGCTCTGAAGGTACTTTGCTAGTTTTACCGAGCAAAATTCTCTATCCCCCAACACACAGATTTTATAATCTTTCAATATTGCTATAACTGGCGATAATATTTTCTGCTGTTCCGTGAGATTACTACTACCTAATTTGGGCAGCAAACTAAAATATATTGGTATGGCTCTTTTATCCCAAATCACGCTGACCATTAATAAGTTTATCCGACTCCAATTAGTCCTATCAATTGCTATATAAATAATTTTTTCATTCTGGAAGTAGTTTGCTATTAGTTCTTGAATAATTGGCAACCAAACTTTTTCAATTGTGAGATTTGGTAATGATAAAAATCTTTGTATTCTTTTTCTTCTGCTTTCAAATTTAATTCCCAAAGGTAGCGCATTCGCTAATTTTTCTAAAGTTACTTCTTTGATTGACTGCAACGGATGTATCAAAATTTTTAGCAACAGATATTCTGCTAAACTCAATTGACTTTTTAAGTGCTTTTGGTACAATATAGCTAACATTATCATTAAGTAGGTCTTATTGACAAAACTAGACCTACCTTTTTCTATCACAAAACGCTACCCATCTTATACACCAAGCTTTTTAGGCTGTTTCGTCTCCCCTCCAGGAAGTAATCTGCTTTTTGCTGATTTAAATCGATTTTATATGTTGTTTTGATGAAGTTATGAGATTTAAGGTGCGTTGTCGTCAAGCGCCGCACCTTTAGGGTTAGGCATTTTCTTGATTTTTATCTTTGTCTAATGCTTCCTGGATGACACGACGACAAAATTCTGGAGGATCATCCTTGGTGGCTAGTTCTTCCTTCATCGCCTTGGTGATGCGGAGGTTAATCCTTTCTGTTAAGGGTTCTTCTCTAGTTGATTTAATTGGTTGTAAATTTTGCGGGTTCCCTTTAGGATTAGCCATTGTTGAGAAATATAAAGATAGCTTGATTTATTAGGTGCTCAAAAAATAGATTGTTTTTTGATGGTTGCCACAACTTGCCGGAAGTACAACCACCAATATCCATATACAAACATGGACATTACTATTTTATGTTCAGGGTAACTGAAATTTCTTGCACAATTCTTGAAACAATAAGTTGACTACCTTACTCATCAGCTTACCTTGAATGTGTTTACCAGCTAATAACTTCTCACCCTGTTCACTGACGTTGCTTTTGAGTGAGTCGCGGTAGTCAATTAATTGCTTAGTCAAGTCATTTTGTGGAAGCCTACCAGTCTCCACACCGGAAAGAACATACTGCCACAAGCTAATACGGCACAGTGAAGATCCACTGGCTTTCTCAATTAAACCATCGCCCGACTGTTCCAGAACCGTGCCCATACCTAATCTGATTTTGAAAATGTCACGGCTGCGGTTGCGTTTGATGCGTTTGGTTTCGCCGGCGAGTCGCTTGACAATGGTTTCACCATTTTGGCGAATACGCTCGGTTTTTTTGACTTCACGCACTTCATACTCAATGACAGGTTTACCGTTCGTCCCCAAGAAAGACTCGAATGGATAAATCCTGGTGAGCAAGCGCGATCGCACTCGCAAGCCAAAGCCGAATTTATCAAACACGCTCATGTAAGGCTTAAATGCCTCGTCAGTCAGCATTTTAGTAATTCTGGCTTCTAAGCGCTGCTCATAAAATGAAATGTCGCACATCCAATTAGCGTGTAGTTCGAGCATGGGGTCTATTTCAATCCCATATTCTTGAGCAATGGAAAGTTTGTACCGATTTTCAATTCGGGTTTTTCCGACGGGCGAAATTTCCAGCCTTTTAGCTAACCATGCCCAAAGCGGTGGTAATAATCCTGGTTTGCTGGCGCTACTCTTAGTATGAGCTGCTTCCGGAAATTGCCAAGCCAAAAGCTGACGGGCATAATTGACAATTGGCGACTGCACCCGGTTGAGATGCTCCAATTGTTGGCAGAGATCGCGGAGTTCATCGATAGGTTCCGGGCGGTGCATGAGAAAATATTTCATGTTTATTTCCCCAGTTTCGAGCCGATGATCTTCATCGTGGCCATAAGCAGCCATTGCTAATGCGTCAGCCGCATCACTCTTATTAGGTAAATTCTTTCCACCCCGGTAACGTCTTAACTCCATATGCCCAACCCACAAGATTTTAACTTCTAGTTTGTTGAGGATGGAAGCCCACAATTTTGAATAGTGATTTCCGGTTGGTTCCAAAATGGCGTAGTCGGGTTGAATTTCTGTTAGGTAATCCGCAAAATCAAAAGCTGATTTTTGTTTTTTGCTAACATCGGGATTGGAGTAAAAAGCTGGGTATAAGCTTGATGCTTTATTCCTGGTTTTATCCCAGTATTTTCTTAATCCGCCCTTGGGGTATTGTGTTAAAATATGGCAAGTTACGCTTGATTTACTAACATCAATCCCCAAAATTGTTAATTCTGTTGTCATGGTTCTGTGTTGCAATAAAGGTATTTTTTAGGAGTGGAGTCCTGGAATAAACCCAAACTAAACAGCGCACGAATCACCCTAACGCCCCACGCTTGAGGGGCGCGATTCAGGAGTAAACGCATTTGGGTAAACCATTGCATCGCAGAAGCTGCGCTTGAACAAAAAAACGCCTCATTTAGGGGCGCGATTCACACGTAACGCCGCATTTCCTGTGTGCAATGGGGCAGACTGCTTTGGACACAATCCGCGACGCTCGGAATTACCGAGCGTTTCGGCTACTGTGTCAGGTAGCCTCATCAGGCGGATTACTTTGATGCATCTTCTAAAAGTGTGTTGATCTGGCTCACAAAGGCTTTTAAATTTCTGTCTGAATCGGCTGATGAATTTTCAATTGTTCCAAGATACTCAATCAATTCATCTAATTTGCTACGTGCTTTAATCAGTTGATGCCATGTAACGTAATAATCCCACGCTGGATCTGGTTCAGGAATGTTATCAGGTTTAATCATTTTTCTCCTCATTAATAATTTCAAATTGCCAATAGGGAAAGAGGGAATCAAGTAATCTTTTATGTTGTTCGCATTCTGTCAGCGTTCCCTTTAAAATCATTCCACTTTGAATCCCCCAGTAATGATGGTTGCGGCTAAATGTTATTTGATAAATCATCACTCATTCGTACCAATCCTCATCATCTTCATCGTCATCGCCATAGCCAACTAATGACCAGTTTTGACCAGGGTTCTGCTGATTCAAAATTTCAACCATTGCCCGACCACTTAAAACATCAAAAACTGAATAATTAGCCAGCATTCTATTAACTTCATTTCGTTTCATTGCCTCAGCCAATTCTGGGGTATGCAGGCGAGAATCAATATCCTCAATGCTGCTAATCGGCGGCGGGACTTCATCACCCTCAATCCACCGGGCGTGCTGGTCATTATAAAATTCCATACACGCTGTCTCTGATGGTGGTTGGGGTGCAGTTTCGAGCCAGTCAGCAAGTTCTTTAGTTCGTTGCATTGACTCCGCTCCACACATCATGGATTCTATCCATTCCGGGCGCACTGCAAAGCCACCTTTTTCTGCGGCTTCTTGTGCAACTTGGCGAAATTCTACTTTGTAGTGAGTGGCGATAACTTGCGCTAAAGCACTGACTTGCAGGCTGTTCAAGCGCTCTAAATCAATTATCCATAAAGCTTCGTTTTGGAATTCCCCCGCGGCTCTTTCTAAAGGGAATGGATCTCGCATGGGTATCATCCCACTTGGGAATAAAACCATGATTTTCTCGTAAGGATTGCCGGGTTTGAGTTTTACCCAGGTGTCGTGTTTAGTCATGATCATTGGTAAAATTTGCATACTGCTTGAATCCACAGCGAATGATTTGAGTGGGCGATCGCCTGCACCGTCTCCTGAGTGCGATCGCTATTAAATTACCAGCCGTTGCTCGCGCCCTCCTCAAGAATTTGCTGCAAGTATTTTTTTCCCTCAGCCCAGTTCCTACCCCCAAGTTTGAGAATTTGCTCAATGACAAAAGTCTCACCCTTAACTTCCAGTAGTGCTACTACTGCGAAGTAAAAGCCTTTTTTTTGGGAAGTGGAAGTTGTAAGCCCATCATGACGCTCCGCGCTGGGCTCCTTATATAAGTGTTCCAGGCTGGTTTTCAATTCCGTCTCGACTTCCGGCGGGTAAGTTGAAGGAGCGTAAACCTCATAAAGCGCCTCCTCTTGTTGCTGAGTGTGCAACGCAATTTCCAATTGCTCTAACTCCTGGTTCATTGCAGACAATGCCCCCCGGCGGGCTTCTTGGATCATCAGTCTTTGGGATTCCCTGACGAGTTGCACCCCTGCAACCAGTGCCAAACTGTAGGAAATTCCCTTACCAATTGCAGGCATGGGGGAAAGTGCAGCGAGCCAGAAAGCAGCGGTACTTGCTAGCAGGCAATTGGTTTTTATCCAGCGATTAGCCACTGCAGCAACCCTCCCAATACAACAGAACAGGCTACAGCAATCAGCAGCGCGTAGTAATCAGGCTCGGATATTTTCAGAAACTGACGGGCTGCATCGTCGGTGACTAAAGCCATTCCTAATGCAGCTGCACACATGATGTAAATCACCCACATTACCCGGAATAAAGCCGGATGCAACGCCCCTAGCCAAGCCACACAGCTAGAGGCGATACACCCCAACAGGAACCAAGCCCCCAGGTGTACCGCCTTGACCATTAGTAGTTGTCCTTGATTTTGGCTCTTAATTCTTGAATGCGTTGCTGTGCTTTGTTTTCAGCGCGGTCTAAACCAAAACCCAATTTGGCGTATTCTGGACGCAGTGCGTGGAGGTGTCGCGCCGTGCTAGCGTCGGCGCGTTTTTTAGTTAGTTCACTGTCGGCGGCACCGCGAACGTAACTGCGGTGGTGTTTGTGAACTGCGGCGTCAGCATTCTCAATCTTGGTCAGTGACCTGTAAGCGCGCCTTGATTGTCTGGCACCGTCAGCTTTCTCTGTAGCCAATTCTTTCAGCGCGTCGGCTTCAGCTTTGTTAAAGTAACGTGGTGTATTATTTATGGGTGCTGTTCTCACGGTTTCCCAACTTCCCGCGTTCATGGGGTTAATCGCGGTTGGATCTGTGGGTGACAGGACTCTATTTTTGTCAATTCCATGCCCACCAGTGGCGAGTGAGGATTGACTCTCTTTGCTGCTGGATTTACCAGCGCTGGTGATACGTGCCAGGATTCCCATTTATGTTTACTCCTTATTGACAAACTTGGGTCTTGACTTGCTGCAATTGTTGAGACTGCGCTTTCATCTGCCGCAGTTGCACTTGATCTGCACTTTGGTAGGTGAAAATTGCCCCTAGGCTTAAACCAGCAACTAAGGTTGCAGCGAACAGCACGAAATATGCTGGTGTTAAGTCTGGTGTCGCCGCTGGTGTTGGGGTGGGTTCTACTTCGGGGTAGAATTCGCCGGTGAATGGTACAACTTTGCTGGTGGGCTGCTGTTTATTCTTCACCGTCTCCCTCCAGCAACATTGGTTGATAGGTGGGTAGCAGTAGGTGAGATGTGCCGGCTGCGAGTGCGGCGCGAAGTGAGGTTTGCATAATTTCCCGGTCTTGGGGTGTGGGATTGTCCCGCATTTGGCGAATGCGGTGAATCACTCTGCC is a genomic window of Fortiea contorta PCC 7126 containing:
- a CDS encoding type II toxin-antitoxin system YafQ family toxin — translated: MRVLVWDNSFKRAFKRVVRKNPRLKATIFEVLELLVTDPFAPTLKSHKLKGDLDGLWACWVEYDCRIIYTFEQNIDQNEEMIVLIDIGTHDEVY
- a CDS encoding DUF433 domain-containing protein; amino-acid sequence: MTATSINIGTLISRTTGLHGGVPHVSGKGITVRRIVHWYKRGLVAEEISDRIGNVTLAEVYADLAYYHANTNEIEADIAHQAAEAQRLEMLHQTSTGIG
- a CDS encoding DUF5615 family PIN-like protein, with translation MSIIRLYIDEDSQDQSLIRGLHARKIDVITVNETQTAGLIDLEQLRLATQQQRVLYSHNIGDFCQIHTEFAMNNEMHSGIALLDQNYSVGCNTIEGGKTHWCQLKAKPIARLRMNSESKRKSHLKMTKNSKKSSVYFSKLWLLALEFIPRWASKPCNKPSMA